The window CTGTTGCTATCTCCCGCTTCTGGTCGATGATCACAGGGTAGGTGATCTCAAAATTGAGCCCCTTGATGAACTTTTCCACCCGTCTCGGGCTGAAGGAGTCAAGGTCTATTCCGTAGGTGACGAGACCTTTGTCCTTGTACTTATCATAAAGGGCAACTAAAGAAGGCATCTCCTGGATGCAGGAAACACAGTAGATCGACCAGAAATCCAGCATCACCACGTTTTTGCCAAGGTGATCCTCCAGGCTGCGTACCTCACCAGCCATATCGGCCAGTGGAGGCCACGCAGGTGCTTGATCTCCCTTGGCGAGGTTGGCTGCAACAGCATCACCAGAGGTGAATAGCAGTGCCCCAATGACGGCTGGAATTAGGATAAAGCTAATGGGAAAAATTCTCATCAATGAAGTCTTGCTGTTGGGGTGGAACATATGGGGATGGCCTCCGTTACCCGAAGTGACCTTTCTTTTCATTTTCTTGTCGTAAATTGCCTTCAATCCAAACCCACAAAGTACTACCAATGCCCTTGTATACTTGTCAACCTAAAAGAGCAGTTTGTTACGCAATTGTAACTGCAGTTACCTTCTCTGTCCATCCCGAAATCTGATATTGTGTTTCAGGTGGTTCTTGATGAAACAGCTTCATATCTGTAAGATAGTTTATCAGGTTAGATGTAATGGTAACTTTGGTCCAGAATAGCATTAGATACAGCCTTACCTGGAATGACCTGCTGTTCGTCACTCCGGGCCGACCAATAGTCCCCTTCCTGATTCTTCCTCCCCTCTCAATAGGGGGAGGATTGAGGTGGGGGTGAAAGAGAAGGACCCGGAGTCCAGTCGCCTTTGTATAAACCGGGATCGCTTCACACAGTTTATGGTTCGCGATGACAAGTGCCACTGGATTCCAGATCATCACACCAACGTCGTGATGTCCGGAATGACGGCATAATGTCATGCTGATTCCAGGGCTTTTTACGGGCTTTCGCAGTATGCAGAGATTGTAATATATGCTGCCAGCCTCTTCCGAATAAAAAGGTATTGAATGTTGCCAGTTTTTTTGAAAGGGAACCGTTTTTATCGCTACCTTGTGTTGGCGTTGTCCCTGGCCATCCTGGCAGTGCTCATGGTTTCCGGAAATACGATGGGATCCCAGGAGATTGGTTTGGGCTCGCCCCAATGGATCGGGATAAATGAATTCCGCGGCGGGATCAACCTGCGATGGTTCAGGGTTCAGGGGGCAGCCGGCTACCTCGTCCAGAGGCGCGTGGGGAACACTGGCGAATACCAGTTGTTATCGCGGGTCACGAACCCGGTCTATGATGATTTCCTGACAACAGCCGGGCAGATGTACTTCTACAGGATCGTGCCGGTTAACAGCGAGGGCGCTTCCGGACCTGCCTCTGTTGAGCGCTTTTATGAGTTATCCCAACCTGAGCCGGATTCTCTGGAGCCGCCAGTGTGGTCGGCAGGCCAGGTTCGCCCTGACGGGATAGCCCTTGCGTGGGATCATGGAAACCCCGATCATGTCCTGGCCTACAACCTGTACCGCAAGGGCCCGGAAGACAGCACCTTTTCCCTTGTCAGCAGTTCTCTGGATATAAACTTTCTGGACAGGAACGTCACCAGGGGAGAAACATACCGTTACGTGATCACCGCTTTGGATCGAAACCTGCAGGAGTCTGACAACAGCCAGGTGCAGACGATAGTCTTTGCCCAGGAAAAACAGACATCGGTGACTGACCAGCGGCTGGCAAACATCAAAACTCTTGAAGAGGTGGTCAGCCCGACCCAGTTGATAAACCTGTTCACCTGGGAGGAGTATAGTTTTATCAGCCCCGTGGATGTGGATTACAGGGAGGACGACCCGCGTCTTTATGTGTCGGACACCGGAACCGGGTTCATAACGGTAATCGGCTCCCGTGGTGAGGTCTTGCAGCGCATGGGTGGTATGGGGGAAGATCCATGGGAGTTTGAAAGGCTTCTCGGCATTGCTCTGGCACGGGACGGGACCCTTTACGCTGTGGACGCCTACAAAGGTGAAGTAGTTGTTTTTTCACCTCAGGGCGGTTTTCAAAGGAGGATCAGACTCGAACCCGAAGTACGGGAATATTTCGGGCCTGATCTCATGATCCGTTTTCCATGGTTTCGTTTTGGATTGGTAGACCTTGTGGTTGGCCCCGATGATTCCCTGTTTATAGTGGACAACCCCAACGGCTGGGTCTACCGCCTTGACGAAAAGGGGGATCTTGTCGATGTAATTGCCGAGAGGGGGGTTGAGCCGGGGCAGATGCAATATCCCACTTTTATTGCCTTTACCGGCGAGGGAGACTTTTATGTGGCGGACACAATGAATTCCCGTGTCCAGGAGTTCGTGGGAGCGAGCGCCTCTGCCGGAGTCGTGGGCGAAAAAGGCCTCGGCCTCGGCCAGTTTATCAGACCAAAGGGTGTGGCAGTTGACGAGAGCGGTTTTCTCTATGTGGCCGATTCCTACCTTAATATTATTCAGGTATTTGACGCGAAAGGTGAGTTCTCCGCCCTTCTGGGTAACGAAAAGGGGCTGCCCATTGATCTTGGTTCCCCCAACGGCCTTGTTTTCGTACCCCCGGATACCCTGATAATCTGTGAAAGACTAAGCCGGAGGGTTCAGATAAGGAAAGTCCTGGTGGACGAGATCCATGGTTTATCTAAATAAAATTCTCCACCAACGTCATTCCGGGCGAGCGTACCTAAGCCCAGAATCAAGGGGTAGACCATGGTTTCTGTAAAGGCGATAAAAGCTAATTTACCACAGTGCGACCACCCGCAGGTCGCTCCACAGGGTTTCACAGGGTCAATCAATTGGGTAAAACAGGTTCAGTCATTCCGGTTAAAGGCAATTTCTGGTTTCTTGTGCTTTTACTTAGACGCTTCGACACCTACATACGTAGATACCGCCTTACCCGGAATCCAGTAGATAACTGTTTTTTAGAGCTAAAATTTGAAATTTGGGATGTGGAATCGAAGATAATAATGAAGATATTTCCATTCATCATATCAGGCTCATGGGCAAGGTTCTTCCTGAAGGGAAAACGGTTCTGCGTGGCCAAAGTACTGATGTCGATCCTGTTATCCAGTTTACTCCTTCCCCAGGTTTCAGCCTGGGCCAATGTGGTCGGATCCCCCCACGATCTCTATAACCAGGGTTACCTGCTTCAGAAGGAGGGAAAGGCCAACTCCAGCCCCCAATGCTCCCTGTGTCACATAGTTCCCACCGATGAACGCCCCAGGGTCTGGGATATTCTGCCGGAGTCGTTGGTAAGGTTTGGCCCAAGGGGCAACCTGTGTGCTTCCTGCCACGACGGTGTGTCCATGGTGGATAAGAACGTTGATGCCGCTCTCACAGCCTTTCATCCCTACAGTCACGGCTTCGACCCCGGAAGGGCCCCTGAAGACACCGATCTCGGGTCTTCGGGCCTTCCCTATCAGCCCGGGACACCCATGGACTGCATGACCTGCCACGACCCTCACGATAAATCCATGCGCCCGTTCCTGAGGGTTCAGCAGGTCGGGCTTTGTGTTCGCTGTCATAAGGAAAGGGAGCACTCCGGGTTTGGTCTTCAAAACACCAAGGGCAACCACCCTGTGGGTATAGAGCCCTTTGACAACACGGAGGGGGCAAGTCCCATTGACCTGCAGCCCCAATTCAATGTGCCCATTTCGGACCCCTATCCGGTAAAACTTGGTGCCCTTTCGGCGGGAGGGCATTGGATTCTTGGGGGGCACCTAACCTACGGACAGTATGGACGCATTGAGTGTACAACCTGCCACGCCTTCCACGGTATGGAGGGGCAGGGACCCCTCCCGGGACTCCTCGTCCGGGCTCAAGTTAACAAGCGGTCGAATGAGTTCTGCGAGGGTTGTCACCGCGGGGAACGGGGCGATGATAAAGAGGAACCCCCCTTTCCCAACCCGGGGGGTACCGTTACAGGGAGGACCTACCACCCCCTGGACGACGATGAGGCTAATGATGTGGGCTGGATCACGGCCATCGCCGACACCTTGGAGCTTACGGCATATCAGTGGGGTGAAGAAGACCTGGAAACGGGACTTCCGGTGATGCTTTGTACCACCTGCCACGTATCTCACGGGGGCATGGAAAACTCTCCAGCTCTGGTGGAGATCGATGAAGAGATCAAGAACAGTGAGGGTGTGAATACCTTCTGCGAAATATGTCATCGGGAACCGCCGGAAGGACATCATGGCTATGCTGCCAACGGTAAGGTCCCCCCCAATATCGCTCAACAGATGCTCCTAAACCTGGCTGATCTTGGGGTCACCTA of the bacterium genome contains:
- a CDS encoding cytochrome c3 family protein — its product is MKIFPFIISGSWARFFLKGKRFCVAKVLMSILLSSLLLPQVSAWANVVGSPHDLYNQGYLLQKEGKANSSPQCSLCHIVPTDERPRVWDILPESLVRFGPRGNLCASCHDGVSMVDKNVDAALTAFHPYSHGFDPGRAPEDTDLGSSGLPYQPGTPMDCMTCHDPHDKSMRPFLRVQQVGLCVRCHKEREHSGFGLQNTKGNHPVGIEPFDNTEGASPIDLQPQFNVPISDPYPVKLGALSAGGHWILGGHLTYGQYGRIECTTCHAFHGMEGQGPLPGLLVRAQVNKRSNEFCEGCHRGERGDDKEEPPFPNPGGTVTGRTYHPLDDDEANDVGWITAIADTLELTAYQWGEEDLETGLPVMLCTTCHVSHGGMENSPALVEIDEEIKNSEGVNTFCEICHREPPEGHHGYAANGKVPPNIAQQMLLNLADLGVTYGEPTYDRIYCSLCHKAHNAGYNRKEESFIPLLVDKGTTLCSLCHELGVSHFMGDPTLASTYQSPDPPLYRVIWPGTGLTSYYEGEGDTPTTITCESCHSLSTPSDGSDPVPGYLLAPAAEGTEWAPGYPEDYLCTGCHGESPATVGEGTTHPLMDADALRYPIDPSYIQSGETMVTYTPGGSVNCHSCHRAHGAVPAGGVYIMKMIRGNNVDPKAIQPQIDYTDLCLSCHPR
- a CDS encoding TlpA disulfide reductase family protein, yielding MKRKVTSGNGGHPHMFHPNSKTSLMRIFPISFILIPAVIGALLFTSGDAVAANLAKGDQAPAWPPLADMAGEVRSLEDHLGKNVVMLDFWSIYCVSCIQEMPSLVALYDKYKDKGLVTYGIDLDSFSPRRVEKFIKGLNFEITYPVIIDQKREIATAFKVGMLPTTIIIGKDGKVKLFHIGYKPGDEDEFDHLIKSLLE